Part of the Bacilli bacterium PM5-9 genome is shown below.
ATTGCAATTTCTTTACCATATATTATGGTTATTTTATTAGCACAATCAAATGATTTAATTGATTTAATGTATACAATTAGAGGATTAGTAGCTAATGGTTTTAATATGGAAGATGCTAAGGAGTTTTCAACTATCTATGGTGCAAATGTTAATAAGCTTCTTACAATTCCAATGACAATAAGTACAGGTTTATCGGTAGCTTTAGTTCCACATTTAAGTGAGGCTTACGCTCAGCGTGATGGTTTAAAAATAAGAGATTTAATCTCTAAAATATTAGATGGTACAGTAGTTGTTTTAGTGCCAATCGTTTTACTAATGATGGCAGCAAGTTATGAAACTTTCTTTATTATTAGTGCTGGAAGAAATGCTGAATATGGTTCATATATTTTTAACTACTTTGGAATATATGCTATTGTAAATACTTTTTCAATTATTGTTGATAATATGATGCTATCTTTATCACAAAGAAAAAGAGCTTTAGTTTTTATTGGATTTTCTACTTTTATTAAAATAATTTCAACATTATTCTTAATTAGCTCATTTGGTATCTTAGGTTTAGCTTTATCTAGTATAATTGCTTGTCTATTATCAGTTATTCCTTCAATGATTGTTTTGAAAAACTTATTTAGACTTAAATATTCTAAATTTTTTAAGACATTATTCTTAAGTATTGGAGCGAGTTCAATTATGTATATTGTAGTTTCTTTTATAGCAAATGCTTTAAAAACTACAACATTTATTGGTGTTTTAAGCGAAACAGCATTATTATATAGTATCGGAATTATTATTTATTCATTTATTGCTTTTAAATTAAATTTAATTCCAGACCATATTAAAAATCGTATCTTAAGTGTGGTGAAGTAAAAATGAGATTAGATAAATTATTAGCTCATAGTGGTTTTGGTACAAGAAAAGATGTTAAAAAAATTATTAGAAGTGGTTTAGTTGAAGTAAATGGAATTATTATTAAAAATGATGATTTTAAAGTTGATGAAAATAATGATGAGATAATTGTTGATGATTTTATCGTTGAATATAATAAAGATATTTATTTAATGATGAATAAACCAAAAGGATATGTTTGTGCTAATCATGATCGTATTCATGAAACTGTTTTTGATTTAATTCCAGAATATAATCATTGTAATTTATTTTGTGTTGGTCGTTTAGATATTGATACAACTGGATTACTTTTGATAACAAATGATGGTGCATTTTCGCATAGTATTACAAAGCCCAAAAAGAAAATAATGAAACTTTATGAGGCGATAGTTGATGGTAAAATTAAGTCAAGTGACTATGAATATTTTAAAAAAGGTGTTATAATTGATGATGGCTATAAATGCCTTCCAGCTAATCTTGAATTAATTGAAGAAAAAACAGATTATTCAATTATTAGAATTGAGATTTCAGAAGGTAAATTTCATCAAATAAAGAAAATGGTAAATGCAATTGGTTTGAATGTTTTAGAATTAAAGCGTTTAAAAATCAAAGACCTAGAACTTGATTCAAGTCTAGAGTTAGGTGATTATCGTTTATTAGATGAAAGTGAAGTCAAAAATTTATTACATTGTACCCCTAGTGGACAATAGTAGGAGGAAAAATGAAAAAAACAAGAGAATTGGCCTTTGGCTCAATGATTATGGCTATTATTTTATTAATGGCAGCAGTACCGCAATTAGGTTACCTTAAAATTAACTTAGTTGATGTAACAATAATCCATATACCAGTTTTAGTTGGTGCTATGACATTTAAGAATAGAAATCTAGCATTAATCTCTGGAACTACATTTGGAATATCTAGTTGGTTAGTAGCGATGTTTAGACCACTAACACCAGTAGATATGTTGTTTCAAAATCCACTTGTTAGTATTGTACCAAGAATTTTATTCGCATTACTTGCATATTGGTTGTATAAGTTTTTATCTGAAAAATTAAAGAATGATTATACTGCAAAATTATTATCAGTAATTATTTCAACAATTTTCCATACAACTTTAGTAATTGCTATGATGTATATTTTTGGACAAAATATCTTTACTGGAGGATTTATCGCTTTACTTATTGGAGTTGTAACTGTTAATGGTTGGATTGAAATTGCTTTAGCCGCAGTTGTTTGCCCAATAATTATATCGGCACTACAAAGAACGATAAAGATGAGTTAGTTTTAAAAACTCATCTTTTTTTATGCTATAATATTTTTGAATAGAGGTTTTATAATGTTGTTACAATTATTATTTTATGAATTAGATATTTTATCATTTAATAATTTTACTATTTCAATTAGAGTGATATATTTACTAATTGCATTATTTTTATGTTGTTTGATAAAAAATATTAAAGTATTTGATATATTAAAAAAGATAATCTACTTTTTAATTCTTATTGGTATTTTTAAAATATTTATTATTGAAAAAGGAGATAATTACCTTTTTGAGAGTAATGTTGTTTCTCGTTTATCATTTTATTTTTATAATTTATTTAACTATCCTTTAAAAAGCTTAAATACTTTTTTTATGGTATATAGTCATCTTTATTTAATGAGTTTTATTTTCTTTTATCCTATTTTTAAAAAACACTATTATTTTTTAATAACAATATTCGCTTACTTATGCCTAATAATTTTGTTTAACTTATTAAACATAACTAACTTAAGTATTGATATATTTCAAATTATCTTAGTATGTATTGGCTATTTAATAGGTTATCTAATTAACAATCTTAATATAAAAAAAACTAGCCAAAAAAGCTAGTTTTATTTTGTCTTTGATTTAGTAAATAATTCTTCTAAAGATATCATATAATCAACACCAAGAAATTTAAACGACTCAGCATTTAATCCTTTAATCATACTTGGATCATAGTAAGGATTAGATGTTAAATAATCATATTCACTATCACTTCTTAAATAATCCATTACATTAGTAAGAGGAGAAGCATAGCCAATGTATTCAGCATTTGAAATCGCATTTTCTTTTTCCAGCATAAAGTCTATAAATTTATGAGCTAATTCATAATTTTTTGAATCTTTTGGAATTACCATGCCATCTAACCAATAATTGTTTGTTGGTGGAGCATAATAAGAAAAATTAATATCATTTTCTTCATCAGTAGCAACTATTAACTCTTCGTAATAATCACCAGAATAAACTAAAGCAAGGTCTAAGTTTCCCGTAACAACATTTTTCTTTAAATTATCATCACCATAACTTGTATACGACATCTCTTTAAGGCTTTTATAAGCAACATCTAAGTCGTTTTTATCCTTTGTATTAATACTAATCTTATTTTTCATTAATGAAGCAGCAAAAGCATCACGACTAGAATTATACATACCTATCTTTGCATCTGGTAGAATATTTTTATCAAATAAAACTTCCCATCCATATTTTTTTATAGTGGTTTCAATATTTTTGATGTTTTTTGTATTATACATTATGCCTAAAGTACCGTTGAAATAAGGAATATAATCACCAGATTTTGGGCCATGTTTCAATGCTAATTTTGAAAAATTATTTTTATTATATTTTTTTAGTTTATCAAATTCTATTTCTTTAATTAAGTTTTCTTGTGCTAATTGGTCAATCATATAATCACTAGGAATAGCAATATCAAATGATGTACGATTCATTTTTATTTGTTCATACATTGCTTCATTTGATTCTACTTCAGTAATGATAACCTCAACATCATTTTCTTCTTCAAATTTAGTAATTAAATCATAATTGATATAATCACCCCAATTTAAGATGTATAAGCTTTCATTTGCAGTATTAACACCACAACTAGATAAGATAAAAAGAAATAAAGAAATTAAAAATAAATTAGTTATTTTTTTCATTTTTTGAATCTCCTTTTAAATTAATATAAATTAAAGTAATCAATAAACCAAGAGTGATAATAGTGTTATAAGCATAAGCAGCTGGACTAAATGTTCGACGATTTAACCTAGAGTAAATCCAAGTTGAAAAGTTAGAAAATCCATCACCAGTAGTATAATATGAAATAATGAAATCATCAATACTCATTGTAAAGGCAATTAAAGCACCACTAATTATTCCAACTTTAATAGCAGGTAAGATTACCTTACGTACTGCTTGAAAGTGAGTACAACCTAAATCCCTAGCAGCATCATAAGAGTTTTCATCCATCATTTTTAAACGTGGCATAATACTTAAGACTACAAATGGAATACAAAAGAAAATATGGGCTAGCAACATTGTATAGCGACCAAAATGTAAACCTAAAAAACTAAAGACAATCATAAGTGAAATACCAGTAACAATGTCAGCATTTAAAATTGGCATATTGTTTAAGAAAATTACTAATTGTCGATGCTTTTGTTTTAAAGAAGAGATTGCTAGTGCAATAAAAGTTCCACACACTGTTGAAATAGCGGTTGCTAAAAGAGCAATTCCCCATGTATTTAAAATGGCTTGATATAATGTTTTTTCTTTGAAAATTTGAAGATACCATTTTAAAGTGAAACCATTAAACTCATAAGGTCTAAGTGAATCATTAACCGATAAAAAACAAATTATTAATATTGGAATATAAAGTATTGCTAGTGTAATAAAAATTGTTGAAAATTTAGATATTTTTTTTATCATAATAATAAATCACCATCCTTATCTTTTTTATTAATAAAAATCATGACAATAAAGATAATAACAATTAAAATAACTGATAATAGGCTACCAAAACCATAATTAAATGATTTACCAAAATTGCTGTTAATAATATTACCTAAAAGAGTTATATTACCACCACTTAACCTTTCAGGTAAAGCAAAATTAGTAGCGCTTGGTAAAAATGTCATAGTAAAGCCACTATAAATACCTGGTAGTGATAATGGTAAAATAACGCTTTTAAATGTTTGAAATTTAGATGCGCCTAAATCATAACTAGCCTCAATTAATGAATTATCTAGTTTGTTTAATGATGTATAAATTGGAAATATCATTAAAGGCAAATAAGTTGAAACCATACCGATTATTATTGCAAATGGACTTCCTATTAAGTCAAAGCTAATACCGATACTATTTAAAATACTACTAGGGTTGAATAATATTTCCCAGCCAATAATACGCAATAACATATTTGACCACATTGGCAAAACAAACATAGCTAGAAGAATATTTCTAGTTTTGCTGCTTTTGATTTTTGTTAATATATAGGCAACAGGATAGCCAATAAGTAAGCATAATAAAGAAGCAATCGTTGATAAAACAATAGAGTTTTTATAAGCATCAAAATAAATTGGGTCTAAAATATCTTTAAAATTATCTAATGAAAAAGTGATATGTGTTAAATCAAGACCTTTTGTTTTAGTGAAAGCTAAAAATAACATTAAAAGAAAAGGAATGAAAACTAAAATAATTAACCAGATAACATATACTGGTAAAATTAAACTACGCTGTTTCATTATTATTTACCTTCATTAGATGAATTTCAAATGGATCAACACTTAAACCAATTTTTTCACCAACTTCTTTATCTTCATATGCATGAACAATATATTCTTTACCATTGATATCTAAACAAAATTCATAGTGAACACCTTTAAATACTTTATCAGTTATTTCACCACCGATTTTTGCTTTATCAAAATCAACAACATCAAAGTCCTCTGGTCTAATAACAACATCACATATTTCATTTTCGATAAAGTTTGTATCAACGCAATCAAAAATTGCACCCTCAAACTCAACTTGCTTATTTCCTAAATAACGACCTTCGATAATATTTGATTCACCAATGAAATTAGCAACAAATCTATTTTTAGGTTCATTATAAATATCTTCAGGTGTTCCAATTTGTTGGATAGCACCATCATTTAAAACAACAACTGTATCTGACATACTTAATGCTTCTTCTTGATCGTGAGTTACAAAAACGAATGTTATTTCAAGGTCTTTTTGAAGTTCTTTCAACTCATATTGCATATTTTGACGAAGTTTTAAGTCAAGTGCTCCAAGTGGCTCATCAAGTAATAATACCTTAGGTTTGTTAACAATAGCGCGTGCAATCGCAACACGTTGTTGTTGCCCTCCTGATAAACTATCAATTGAACGTGTTTTCATTTTTTCTAAGTTAGTTAATTTTAATGCCCAATCAATCAGTTTTTCAATTTCTTCTTCGCTTTTCTTTTTCATACGCAAACCAAAAGCCACATTATCATAGACATTTAAATGTGGAAATAAAGCGTATTTTTGAAAAACAGTGTTAATCTTTCTTTCGTTTGCTTCTAGCTTTGTAATATCTTTATCATCAAAAATAACTTGTCCCTCATCAACTGATTCAAAACCACCAATTATTCTTAGTAGAGTAGTTTTTCCACATCCTGATGGTCCAACAAGTGTGATGAACTCATTCTCGTTTATATATAAGTTAAAGTCTTTTAAAATTTCATTTTCATCATAACTTTTAGAAATGTTTTTTAATTCAATAAGTTTTTTCATTGTCAGCCTCCTTGTTTATATTATAAAACTTTTTGTTTAGCAATACTATTATATAGCAGTTTATATTATTAAT
Proteins encoded:
- a CDS encoding putative membrane protein (product_source=COG4684; cog=COG4684; pfam=PF12822; superfamily=81345; transmembrane_helix_parts=Inside_1_6,TMhelix_7_29,Outside_30_32,TMhelix_33_50,Inside_51_54,TMhelix_55_72,Outside_73_81,TMhelix_82_104,Inside_105_116,TMhelix_117_139,Outside_140_148,TMhelix_149_171,Inside_172_186): MKKTRELAFGSMIMAIILLMAAVPQLGYLKINLVDVTIIHIPVLVGAMTFKNRNLALISGTTFGISSWLVAMFRPLTPVDMLFQNPLVSIVPRILFALLAYWLYKFLSEKLKNDYTAKLLSVIISTIFHTTLVIAMMYIFGQNIFTGGFIALLIGVVTVNGWIEIALAAVVCPIIISALQRTIKMS
- a CDS encoding spermidine/putrescine transport system permease protein (product_source=KO:K11071; cath_funfam=1.10.3720.10; cog=COG1176; ko=KO:K11071; pfam=PF00528; superfamily=161098; transmembrane_helix_parts=Inside_1_6,TMhelix_7_29,Outside_30_63,TMhelix_64_86,Inside_87_98,TMhelix_99_121,Outside_122_140,TMhelix_141_163,Inside_164_183,TMhelix_184_206,Outside_207_239,TMhelix_240_262,Inside_263_272), whose amino-acid sequence is MKQRSLILPVYVIWLIILVFIPFLLMLFLAFTKTKGLDLTHITFSLDNFKDILDPIYFDAYKNSIVLSTIASLLCLLIGYPVAYILTKIKSSKTRNILLAMFVLPMWSNMLLRIIGWEILFNPSSILNSIGISFDLIGSPFAIIIGMVSTYLPLMIFPIYTSLNKLDNSLIEASYDLGASKFQTFKSVILPLSLPGIYSGFTMTFLPSATNFALPERLSGGNITLLGNIINSNFGKSFNYGFGSLLSVILIVIIFIVMIFINKKDKDGDLLL
- a CDS encoding spermidine/putrescine transport system permease protein (product_source=KO:K11070; cath_funfam=1.10.3720.10; cog=COG1177; ko=KO:K11070; pfam=PF00528; superfamily=161098; transmembrane_helix_parts=Inside_1_8,TMhelix_9_31,Outside_32_62,TMhelix_63_85,Inside_86_96,TMhelix_97_119,Outside_120_128,TMhelix_129_151,Inside_152_171,TMhelix_172_194,Outside_195_228,TMhelix_229_251,Inside_252_261); translation: MIKKISKFSTIFITLAILYIPILIICFLSVNDSLRPYEFNGFTLKWYLQIFKEKTLYQAILNTWGIALLATAISTVCGTFIALAISSLKQKHRQLVIFLNNMPILNADIVTGISLMIVFSFLGLHFGRYTMLLAHIFFCIPFVVLSIMPRLKMMDENSYDAARDLGCTHFQAVRKVILPAIKVGIISGALIAFTMSIDDFIISYYTTGDGFSNFSTWIYSRLNRRTFSPAAYAYNTIITLGLLITLIYINLKGDSKNEKNN
- a CDS encoding 16S rRNA pseudouridine516 synthase (product_source=KO:K06183; cath_funfam=3.10.290.10,3.30.70.580; cog=COG1187; ko=KO:K06183; pfam=PF00849,PF01479; smart=SM00363; superfamily=55120,55174; tigrfam=TIGR00093), whose protein sequence is MRLDKLLAHSGFGTRKDVKKIIRSGLVEVNGIIIKNDDFKVDENNDEIIVDDFIVEYNKDIYLMMNKPKGYVCANHDRIHETVFDLIPEYNHCNLFCVGRLDIDTTGLLLITNDGAFSHSITKPKKKIMKLYEAIVDGKIKSSDYEYFKKGVIIDDGYKCLPANLELIEEKTDYSIIRIEISEGKFHQIKKMVNAIGLNVLELKRLKIKDLELDSSLELGDYRLLDESEVKNLLHCTPSGQ
- a CDS encoding spermidine/putrescine transport system substrate-binding protein (product_source=KO:K11069; cath_funfam=3.40.190.10; cleavage_site_network=SignalP-noTM; cog=COG0687; ko=KO:K11069; pfam=PF13416; superfamily=53850; transmembrane_helix_parts=Inside_1_6,TMhelix_7_25,Outside_26_361); amino-acid sequence: MKKITNLFLISLFLFILSSCGVNTANESLYILNWGDYINYDLITKFEEENDVEVIITEVESNEAMYEQIKMNRTSFDIAIPSDYMIDQLAQENLIKEIEFDKLKKYNKNNFSKLALKHGPKSGDYIPYFNGTLGIMYNTKNIKNIETTIKKYGWEVLFDKNILPDAKIGMYNSSRDAFAASLMKNKISINTKDKNDLDVAYKSLKEMSYTSYGDDNLKKNVVTGNLDLALVYSGDYYEELIVATDEENDINFSYYAPPTNNYWLDGMVIPKDSKNYELAHKFIDFMLEKENAISNAEYIGYASPLTNVMDYLRSDSEYDYLTSNPYYDPSMIKGLNAESFKFLGVDYMISLEELFTKSKTK
- a CDS encoding spermidine/putrescine transport system ATP-binding protein (product_source=KO:K11072; cath_funfam=3.40.50.300; cog=COG3842; ko=KO:K11072; pfam=PF00005,PF08402; smart=SM00382; superfamily=50331,52540; tigrfam=TIGR01187) is translated as MKKLIELKNISKSYDENEILKDFNLYINENEFITLVGPSGCGKTTLLRIIGGFESVDEGQVIFDDKDITKLEANERKINTVFQKYALFPHLNVYDNVAFGLRMKKKSEEEIEKLIDWALKLTNLEKMKTRSIDSLSGGQQQRVAIARAIVNKPKVLLLDEPLGALDLKLRQNMQYELKELQKDLEITFVFVTHDQEEALSMSDTVVVLNDGAIQQIGTPEDIYNEPKNRFVANFIGESNIIEGRYLGNKQVEFEGAIFDCVDTNFIENEICDVVIRPEDFDVVDFDKAKIGGEITDKVFKGVHYEFCLDINGKEYIVHAYEDKEVGEKIGLSVDPFEIHLMKVNNNETA
- a CDS encoding hypothetical protein (product_source=Hypo-rule applied; superfamily=159141; transmembrane_helix_parts=Outside_1_14,TMhelix_15_37,Inside_38_48,TMhelix_49_64,Outside_65_93,TMhelix_94_116,Inside_117_120,TMhelix_121_143,Outside_144_146,TMhelix_147_169,Inside_170_177), producing the protein MLLQLLFYELDILSFNNFTISIRVIYLLIALFLCCLIKNIKVFDILKKIIYFLILIGIFKIFIIEKGDNYLFESNVVSRLSFYFYNLFNYPLKSLNTFFMVYSHLYLMSFIFFYPIFKKHYYFLITIFAYLCLIILFNLLNITNLSIDIFQIILVCIGYLIGYLINNLNIKKTSQKS
- a CDS encoding O-antigen/teichoic acid export membrane protein (product_source=COG2244; cog=COG2244; pfam=PF01943,PF14667; transmembrane_helix_parts=Inside_1_8,TMhelix_9_31,Outside_32_40,TMhelix_41_63,Inside_64_83,TMhelix_84_106,Outside_107_129,TMhelix_130_152,Inside_153_164,TMhelix_165_187,Outside_188_190,TMhelix_191_213,Inside_214_242,TMhelix_243_262,Outside_263_299,TMhelix_300_322,Inside_323_342,TMhelix_343_365,Outside_366_374,TMhelix_375_393,Inside_394_405,TMhelix_406_425,Outside_426_428,TMhelix_429_451,Inside_452_462,TMhelix_463_485,Outside_486_499,TMhelix_500_522,Inside_523_534), which produces MSKNSLLKGAMWGTIAVFLSKVLGFIYLIPFNRFLEVDQQIIFTSAYRIYAYVLLIATAGIPFATANMIAKYNAYKNYSVSFKLLRTNVLLMFAIGIVCASGMMLLSNPLAKIIVTSSTDPTVLSNVSTGIKIISTALVFVPMISVIRGFFQGYKEIQVSSMSQLVEQFINSTFILAILLLAGSGIVSNLFAVYFATFCATLGSVVSLFYLIVQYRRLRRMFIAYMKEGNELKTNEDISIKQLYKELIAISLPYIMVILLAQSNDLIDLMYTIRGLVANGFNMEDAKEFSTIYGANVNKLLTIPMTISTGLSVALVPHLSEAYAQRDGLKIRDLISKILDGTVVVLVPIVLLMMAASYETFFIISAGRNAEYGSYIFNYFGIYAIVNTFSIIVDNMMLSLSQRKRALVFIGFSTFIKIISTLFLISSFGILGLALSSIIACLLSVIPSMIVLKNLFRLKYSKFFKTLFLSIGASSIMYIVVSFIANALKTTTFIGVLSETALLYSIGIIIYSFIAFKLNLIPDHIKNRILSVVK